One Triticum dicoccoides isolate Atlit2015 ecotype Zavitan chromosome 5B, WEW_v2.0, whole genome shotgun sequence genomic window carries:
- the LOC119310327 gene encoding uncharacterized protein LOC119310327 isoform X2: MAGPVELQASLSIAEAEVCCVGDRAHVGESVGFPPEEGDFNVCSEATSGWTRRVRIGKAPAQRKANPNRKSALEISLRAFVTKRNGNVVNPEIGTSFSSVDEAYEFYNLYSCGLMPQNCVTKKN, translated from the exons ATGGCCGGGCCGGTGGAGTTGCAGGCTTCTCTTAGCATAGCCGAGGCGGAGGTATGCTGTGTCGGAGACCGCGCACACGTCGGGGAAAGTGTTGGATTTCCGCCGGAAGAAGGAGATTTCAATGTTTGTTCAGAGGCTACGAGCGGCTGGACAAGGAG GGTGAGGATTGGCAAAGCACCTGCACAGCGCAAGGCAAACCCAAACAGAAAGAGTGCTCTGGAGATTTCACTAAGAGCTTTCGTCACAAAAAGGAATGGCAATGTTGTTAACCCAGAGATTGGGACTTCGTTCAGTTCTGTTGATGAGGCCTATGAGTTTTATAATCTGTATTCTTGTGGCTTGATGCCCCAGAACTGTGTAACAAAAAAAAATTAA
- the LOC119310327 gene encoding uncharacterized protein LOC119310327 isoform X1: MQVLEARPIAMAGPVELQASLSIAEAEVCCVGDRAHVGESVGFPPEEGDFNVCSEATSGWTRRVRIGKAPAQRKANPNRKSALEISLRAFVTKRNGNVVNPEIGTSFSSVDEAYEFYNLYSCGLMPQNCVTKKN; the protein is encoded by the exons ATGCAGGTCTTGGAGGCACGTCCTATAGCCATGGCCGGGCCGGTGGAGTTGCAGGCTTCTCTTAGCATAGCCGAGGCGGAGGTATGCTGTGTCGGAGACCGCGCACACGTCGGGGAAAGTGTTGGATTTCCGCCGGAAGAAGGAGATTTCAATGTTTGTTCAGAGGCTACGAGCGGCTGGACAAGGAG GGTGAGGATTGGCAAAGCACCTGCACAGCGCAAGGCAAACCCAAACAGAAAGAGTGCTCTGGAGATTTCACTAAGAGCTTTCGTCACAAAAAGGAATGGCAATGTTGTTAACCCAGAGATTGGGACTTCGTTCAGTTCTGTTGATGAGGCCTATGAGTTTTATAATCTGTATTCTTGTGGCTTGATGCCCCAGAACTGTGTAACAAAAAAAAATTAA